The Eleginops maclovinus isolate JMC-PN-2008 ecotype Puerto Natales chromosome 18, JC_Emac_rtc_rv5, whole genome shotgun sequence genome segment CTAGAGTGCTTGGTTTAGTTTGAAGCCATATAGCAGAGTCTCCAATGTCATtctattattcattttttcaaaactaatgcagctctctctctatctctcccaCCTCTGTGTGTCCCTCTCTCACCCCAAACTTCACTTTGTTGGAGTGTGTTTACTTCCGCGTATTCCCTTCCCTCCCATTCATtttctcctccccccccccccctgccccctcACCCTCTGTTCTTCACTGCAGTGCTGTGAAGTGGCTCTCTCCCTGGAGCCGAAACTTCATCCCCTCGGTGTCAGCGAGGATGCTGTGGGTTACCTTGCTGAGCACCATAGCCTTAGGATGGACCACCCCGATCCCACTGCTGGAGGACTCCGAGGAGATCGACGAGCCCTGCTTCGAGCCTTGCTACTGCGAGGTCAAGGAGGGCATCTTCCACGTCCACTGTGACAGTAAAGGATTTACAAATGTTAGCCAGATCTCACAGATATGGAGTCGGCCCTTCAAACTCAATCTGCAGAGGAACTCGATGAGGAAGCTTTACTTTAACAGCTTCCTCCATCTCAACAATGCCATATCCATTAATCTCGGTAACAATGCCTTGCAAGATATCCACGCAGGAGCATTCAATGGCTTGGGAATACTCAAACGGCTGTTCctacatgaaaacaaactggAGGTTTTCCGGAATGACACTTTTCTGGGGTTGGAGAGTTTAGAGTACCTCCAGGCGGACTACAATGTTATCAAACGGATTGAAAGTGGTGCATTCAGGCACCTTCACAAATTAAGAGTGCTGATACTAAATGACAATCTGATCCCCGTGCTACCCAATTATCTTTTCCGGTCCGTGTCGCTCACACATCTGGACCTGAGGGGAAACAGACTAAAGACTCTGCCGTATAAAGGCATGCTGGAGTACGTTGGGAGGAGCCTAATGGAAATCCAGCTGGAGGAGAACCCctggaactgtgtgtgtgagattgtcCAGTTAAAAACGTGGCTGGAGAGAATCCCCTACACAGCTCTGGTTGGTGAGATCACATGTGAGTACCCGTTCCACTTACATGGGAAAGACTTACGGGAAATCAAGCGCAGTGAGCTCTGCCCGCTGCTCTCCGATGCAGAGATTGAGGCCAAGCTGGGAATTCCCCGGATCCCGTTCAGCAACGAGAACACATGGCCTACTAAACCTTCCTCCATGCTCTCCTCCTTTCACAACACAGCCTCTTCTGTGGAAAACAGGGAAAGAGCTGTTAAGCCTACCAAACGACCTCGGCCCACAAAGAACCCCCCAACCCCTCGTAGCATCTACCCAGGCATCAACCAGCCCCCTGTTGCTGGCTACCAAACAAGGCCTCCCATTCCAATCATTTGTCCAGCTGGATGTACTTGTAACCTTCACATCAATGACCTGGGGCTAACGGTGAACTGCAAAGAGAAAGGCTTCCACAACATCTCCGAGCTCCTGCCTCGACCTCTCAATGCCAAGAAATTATATCTTAGCGGGAACCTTATACAGAAAATCTACCGTTCTGATTTCTGGAACTTCTCAAGCTTGGATTTACTGCATTTAGGGAATAATCGGATATCCTACGTCCAAGAGGGCGCCTTTATCAACCTGCCAAACTTGAAGAGTTTGTACCTGAATGGGAACGACATAGAGAGACTCGCCCCCGGTATGTTTCGGGGGCTTCAGATGTTGAGTTATCTTTACTTTGAGTACAACGTCATACGTGAGATACAACCTAACTCCTTCTCCCTGATGCCCAACCTCCAGCTGGTTTTCCTCAATGACAACCTGCTGCGCTCCCTCCCCAATGATGCATTTGCAGGCACCAACCTGGCACGTCTCAATCTGCGCAACAACTACTTCCTTTCCATGCCCGTGCGTGGCGTTCTGGAGCATCTGACCTCCATTGTCCAGATTGACCTCCATCAGAACCCCTGGGAATGCACCTGTGAAATCATCCCCCTCAAACAGTGGCTGGAGAAGCTCTCTTCTGTCATCGTGGTTGGAGATGTCATGTGCAAGACACCCGAGTTTGCTTTTGGGAAGGACCTGCGTGCCCTGGAGGTGGAGGTCATCTGTCCTGAGCTCAAGATCTCCTCAGGCCCCTCACCGGCACTGCCTGGTGGGGATGACCTCACCACCGGGAGCTCTGAAATGGGGGAGGCAAGTGGGAGAGGAGCTGTCCCACTGTCTGTTCTAATCCTCAGCCTactcatcctcttcatctccgCTGTGTTTGTGGCCGCTGGGCTTTTCGCCTTTGTTCTCCGTCGCAGGAAGAAGCTCCCCTTCCGGAAACGCTCCGAGGTAGACCTGACGGGGATCCAGATGCAGTGCCGGATGTTCGAGGACCCACCGAGGCAGAGCTGTTCTGGAAACACCTGCACACCGGAGAAACCGACAcccagtgcacacacacacactcactctggTCACACACATGCCCATGGTCACGTTTATGATTACATCCCCCACCCTGTGACTCAGATGTGCAACAACCCCATCTATAAACCTAGAGAGGGGGAAATAGCTGAGGAAGACAGGGCGCAGTTTTCAGAGAAGAAAGACAATGGCAGCAGTAGCAACAGTAACTACAGAACCTTGttagagaaggaaagagagtggaCCCTGGCCGTCTCAAACTCTCAGCTCAACACCATCGTCACAGTTAACCATGCCACGGCTGACATGGCAGGATATCACGAGAACGGAGGGCTCTGTCCCACGGTGATTGACAGTCAGAGGCCGACACCAACAGTGGGCTTTGTAGACTGTTTGTATGGGACAGTACCCAAACTAAAGGACATGCATGTGGCGCATGCGCACCCACCAGGCATGCAGTACCCGGATTTGCAGCAGGACGCACGGCTGAAGGAGACATTGCTTTTCACGGCAGGGAAAGCCCTCTACCCCGACCCGTCCCATAGCGATTACCTCGAGTTAAGGGCCAAACTTCAAACCAAGCCGGATTACCTCGA includes the following:
- the slitrk3a gene encoding SLIT and NTRK-like protein 3; translated protein: MLWVTLLSTIALGWTTPIPLLEDSEEIDEPCFEPCYCEVKEGIFHVHCDSKGFTNVSQISQIWSRPFKLNLQRNSMRKLYFNSFLHLNNAISINLGNNALQDIHAGAFNGLGILKRLFLHENKLEVFRNDTFLGLESLEYLQADYNVIKRIESGAFRHLHKLRVLILNDNLIPVLPNYLFRSVSLTHLDLRGNRLKTLPYKGMLEYVGRSLMEIQLEENPWNCVCEIVQLKTWLERIPYTALVGEITCEYPFHLHGKDLREIKRSELCPLLSDAEIEAKLGIPRIPFSNENTWPTKPSSMLSSFHNTASSVENRERAVKPTKRPRPTKNPPTPRSIYPGINQPPVAGYQTRPPIPIICPAGCTCNLHINDLGLTVNCKEKGFHNISELLPRPLNAKKLYLSGNLIQKIYRSDFWNFSSLDLLHLGNNRISYVQEGAFINLPNLKSLYLNGNDIERLAPGMFRGLQMLSYLYFEYNVIREIQPNSFSLMPNLQLVFLNDNLLRSLPNDAFAGTNLARLNLRNNYFLSMPVRGVLEHLTSIVQIDLHQNPWECTCEIIPLKQWLEKLSSVIVVGDVMCKTPEFAFGKDLRALEVEVICPELKISSGPSPALPGGDDLTTGSSEMGEASGRGAVPLSVLILSLLILFISAVFVAAGLFAFVLRRRKKLPFRKRSEVDLTGIQMQCRMFEDPPRQSCSGNTCTPEKPTPSAHTHTHSGHTHAHGHVYDYIPHPVTQMCNNPIYKPREGEIAEEDRAQFSEKKDNGSSSNSNYRTLLEKEREWTLAVSNSQLNTIVTVNHATADMAGYHENGGLCPTVIDSQRPTPTVGFVDCLYGTVPKLKDMHVAHAHPPGMQYPDLQQDARLKETLLFTAGKALYPDPSHSDYLELRAKLQTKPDYLEVLEKSYRF